One genomic region from Diabrotica undecimpunctata isolate CICGRU chromosome 9, icDiaUnde3, whole genome shotgun sequence encodes:
- the LOC140450859 gene encoding uncharacterized protein → MRHDALMEIASEFNIEKQVVEQKIKNLQSQLAREIKKTKDGNKSGSGTDDVYKSKWFAYESLRFLRDKNKTRETLDSEVSTEVDTLEDKGDVNDITENDENSHDFITTNDSTENNLAECNNANAENAEKVERTKRNTSPKKQFKSPNLDHVHSKKRKGDDPMVNDAYRMMTQVFLDRNKKDVFSVFGEEVAVTLRNLPTAYAQATVQHMISTILFEGKLAITTIQYHNSHHRNIILSISSSSILLVQ, encoded by the exons ATGAGGCACGATGCTTTGATGGAAATTGCCAGTGAATTTAACATAGAAAAGCAAGTggtagaacaaaaaataaaaaatcttcaaaGCCAGTTagcaagagaaataaaaaaaacaaaggatGGCAATAAATCTGGCAGTGGCACGGATGATGTGTACAAAAGTAAATGGTTTGCTTATGAAAGTTTAAGATTTTTACGTGACAAAAATAAGACCAGAGAGACGTTGGATTCAGAG GTTTCAACTGAAGTAGATACTTTGGAAGATAAAGGAGATGTGAATGACATCACTGAAAATGATGAGAATAGTCACGATTTTATTACCACAAATGATTCAACAGAAAACAATCTAGCAGAATGTAATAATGCAAATGCTGAAAATGCCGAAAAAGTTGAACGCACAAAGAGAAACACAAGTCCGAAAAAACAGTTCAAGTCACCAAATCTTGACCATGTGCATTCCAAGAAAAGGAAAGGTGATGACCCAATGGTTAATGATGCATACAGGATGATGACACAGGTGTTTTTGGACAGAAATAAAAAGGACGTCTTTAGCGTATTTGGAGAAGAAGTTGCTGTTACATTACGAAATTTGCCTACCGCTTATGCTCAAGCTACAGTGCAACACATGATAAGCACGATTCTGTTTGAAGGAAAATTGGCAATTACAACTATCCAGTATCACAACAGCCACCACCGCAATATTATCCTCAGCATCAGCTCCAGCAGTATCCTGTTGGTTCAATAA